From Streptomyces cyaneogriseus subsp. noncyanogenus, the proteins below share one genomic window:
- a CDS encoding DUF5708 family protein has translation MRIRTERHLWEGSATFLVGLPLWLFADGVEVPFVTLTKVGLVMVCVGGAQVLWGLYRAARARTPGLPLGPGPAARRGPDERP, from the coding sequence ATGAGGATCCGGACGGAGCGGCACCTGTGGGAGGGGAGCGCCACCTTCCTGGTGGGGCTCCCCCTGTGGCTGTTCGCCGACGGCGTGGAGGTCCCCTTCGTCACCCTGACGAAGGTCGGGCTCGTGATGGTGTGCGTCGGCGGCGCGCAGGTCCTGTGGGGCCTGTACCGGGCGGCGCGGGCGAGGACCCCGGGTCTTCCGCTCGGACCGGGCCCCGCGGCCCGGCGCGGTCCGGACGAGCGGCCCTAA
- a CDS encoding cob(I)yrinic acid a,c-diamide adenosyltransferase, giving the protein MVNLTRIYTRTGDRGTTALGDMSRVPKTDLRIAAYADANEANAVIGTAIALGGLEEEVVRVLTRVQNDLFDVGADLSTPVVENPEFPPLRVEQFYIDRLEADCDRFNERLEKLRSFILPGGTPGAALLHQACTVVRRAERSTWAALEAHGETMNPLTATYLNRLSDLLFILARTANKETGDVLWVPGGER; this is encoded by the coding sequence ATGGTCAATCTGACGCGCATCTACACGAGGACCGGCGACCGGGGCACCACCGCCCTCGGCGACATGAGCCGGGTCCCCAAGACCGACCTGCGCATCGCCGCGTACGCCGACGCCAACGAGGCCAACGCGGTGATCGGCACGGCGATCGCGCTGGGCGGTCTGGAGGAGGAGGTCGTCCGGGTCCTCACCCGCGTGCAGAACGACCTGTTCGACGTGGGCGCGGACCTGTCGACGCCGGTGGTGGAGAACCCCGAGTTCCCGCCCCTGCGGGTGGAGCAGTTCTACATCGACCGGCTGGAGGCGGACTGCGACCGCTTCAACGAGCGGCTGGAGAAGCTGCGCTCCTTCATCCTCCCCGGCGGCACCCCGGGCGCGGCCCTGCTGCACCAGGCGTGCACGGTGGTCCGCCGGGCCGAGCGCTCCACCTGGGCCGCGCTGGAGGCGCACGGCGAGACGATGAACCCGCTCACCGCGACCTACCTCAACCGCCTCTCGGACCTGCTGTTCATCCTGGCCCGGACGGCGAACAAGGAGACCGGGGACGTGCTGTGGGTGCCGGGCGGGGAGCGTTAG
- a CDS encoding ABC transporter permease, translated as MLFHDIALVYGRYLRQSLRSRFALLFGVLMPLLYLFFFGPLLTGLPLGGRGSSWQVLVPGLLMQLGLFGASFAGFSIILEKGQGVVERLRVTPVSRLALLLGRVLREATVFVFQAVLLVLAAVAMGLRAPLPGVLIGFAFVALLTVSLASLSYALAMKLDTPQGFGPAVNALTMPSMLLSGLMLPMSLGPTWLDVLSHLMPFRYLVDAVRDAYVGSYTTATMLYGVLAALALTALSVTVGTRVFRTAGA; from the coding sequence ATGCTGTTCCACGACATCGCGCTCGTCTACGGCCGCTATCTGCGCCAGTCGCTGCGCTCCCGCTTCGCACTGCTCTTCGGCGTGCTGATGCCGCTGCTGTACCTGTTCTTCTTCGGCCCGCTGCTGACCGGCCTCCCGCTCGGCGGGCGGGGCAGTTCCTGGCAGGTCCTCGTGCCCGGACTGCTGATGCAACTGGGCCTGTTCGGCGCCTCGTTCGCCGGTTTCTCGATCATCCTCGAGAAGGGCCAGGGGGTGGTCGAGCGCCTGCGGGTCACCCCCGTCAGCCGGCTGGCCCTGCTGCTGGGCCGGGTGCTGCGGGAGGCCACCGTGTTCGTCTTCCAGGCGGTGCTGCTGGTGCTGGCGGCGGTCGCCATGGGGCTCAGGGCGCCGCTGCCCGGGGTGCTCATCGGCTTCGCCTTCGTCGCGCTGCTGACCGTCTCGCTGGCCTCCCTGTCGTACGCGCTGGCCATGAAGCTCGACACCCCGCAGGGCTTCGGCCCGGCGGTCAACGCTCTGACCATGCCGTCCATGCTCCTGTCGGGTCTGATGCTCCCGATGTCGCTGGGACCGACGTGGCTGGACGTGCTGTCGCACCTGATGCCGTTCCGCTATCTGGTGGACGCGGTCCGCGACGCCTACGTCGGCTCCTACACCACCGCCACCATGCTCTACGGCGTCCTGGCCGCCCTCGCCCTCACCGCGCTGTCCGTGACGGTGGGCACACGCGTGTTCCGTACCGCCGGAGCGTAA